In Thermomicrobiales bacterium, the following proteins share a genomic window:
- a CDS encoding GlsB/YeaQ/YmgE family stress response membrane protein: MSIIGWIIIGALAGWIASMIMGRNDSQGWLGNIVVGIVGALVGGFVWGLIRGGDYMSSFSIGTLLVAILGSIIVLFIWGAIRGRA, encoded by the coding sequence ATGAGCATCATTGGTTGGATCATCATTGGCGCGTTGGCTGGCTGGATCGCCAGCATGATTATGGGTCGCAATGACAGCCAGGGCTGGCTCGGCAATATCGTTGTCGGCATCGTCGGCGCGCTGGTCGGTGGATTCGTCTGGGGCCTGATCAGAGGTGGCGATTACATGTCGTCGTTCAGCATCGGCACCTTGCTGGTTGCGATTCTCGGCTCAATCATCGTGCTGTTCATCTGGGGAGCAATACGCGGACGAGCATAG